Within the Paraburkholderia flagellata genome, the region GTTTATATCGCGAGCAGTGCGAAGCAATGCTTTCTGCTCTAGACCGGCATATGCCCCCGGGCGTGCGCTGGAATGTACCTGAAGGCGGCATGTTCGTCTGGCTTGCGTTGCCGGAAGGTATAGACAGCGAAGCGCTGCTCAAGGACGCGCTTGCCGTCAAGGTGGCATTCGTGCCCGGAGCGCCGTTCTTCGCGCGCGATTCGTTGCACCACTACATCCGTCTTTCGTTCGCAACCGCTGCGCCCGAGCAGATCGATCTCGGCATCGAGCGGCTTGCGGCACTCATCAACGCGTACTCGCGTGTGCTTACCCCTTACCTCGCCACGGACCTCCATCGATGAAAACCCGACTGACACTGCTGCTGATCGCCACACCAATTGTCGCGGCGTTGTGCGTACCCCTCTATAACCGGCTGACGCCGACGCTTGGCGGCTGGCCTTTCTTCTACTGGTGGCAGACAGGCTGCGTCCTGGGCGGCGCCCTGCTGACGGGCGCAGCGTACCTGCTGGACGCGCCGGCCGTGCGCAAGGCCGGCGCGCGGTCGAACGGGGATGCAGCATGAGGACGACGCCCGTGGTTATCTTCGTGGCGCTATTGGCGCTCGTCAGCGTGCTTGGCGTGGTCGCGTCGCGATGGCGGCGCGGCGACCTCGGCGCGATTGACGAATGGGGACTTGCGGGGCGGCGCTTCGGCACGCTCATGAGCTGGTTTCTGATTGGCGGCGATCTATACACGGCCTATACCTTCGTTGCCGTGCCCGCGTTGGTGTTTGCTGCTGGCGCGATGGGCTTCTTCGCAGTTCCATACACCGTCGTCGCGTTCGCGCTTGGCTTTCTCGTTTTGCCGCGCCTGTGGCGCGTCGCGCGGGAGCACGGCCACGTGACCGTCGCCGACTATATCGAACAGCGCTTCAACAGCAGACCGCTTGCACTCGCCATTGCATTGACGGGCCTGCTCGCGACCCTGCCCTATATCGCGCTGCAACTGGTGGGCATTCAGGTCACGCTTGGCGCGCTCGGTTTCCCGACGCATGGCTGGACCGGCGAGTTGCCGCTCTTCGTGGCGTTCGGCGTGCTCGCGGTCTACACGTGGTCGAGCGGCTTGCGCGCACCCGCGATGATCGCCATCGTCAAGGATCTGCTGATCTACGCAACGATCATCGGCGCGCTAATCGTTATCCCGCCGCAACTGGGCGGATTCGCTCACCTGTTCGCCGCGTTGCCGCCTGCGAAGCTGCTGCTGAAAGCGCCGGACGCCACGAGTCTCAACGGGTATTCGTCTTATGCAACGCTTGCGCTCGGATCCGCGCTCGCGTTGCTGCTGTATCCGCATTCGATGACGGCTACGCTTTCCGCCTCATCTGAGGGCGCAATCCGCCGCAACATGGCACTCTTGCCCGCCTGGTCGTTGCTGCTTGCCTTTGTTGCGCTGCTCGGCGTGATGGCGCTCGCGGCCGGTGTCGGTTCGATGCCCGAATTCGCAGGGCAGTTCAGACAGTACGGCCCGAACTTCGCGGTATTCGCGCTCTTTCTGCATTACTTTCCGTCGTGGTTCGTGGGCGTCGCGTTCGCGGCCATCGGTATCGGCGCACTGGTGCCCGCCGCGATCATGTCGATTGCCGCGGCCAATCTCTTCACGCGCAACGTATGGCGGCCGTTCCTGGCGCACCGCTGCACGGCGGCACGCGAGGCGCGGGTGGCAAAACAGGCATCGCTATTCGTCAAGTTTGGCGCGCTGGGTTTCGTGCTGTTCATGCCCGCGCAGTTCGCAATCCAGCTGCAGCTACTCGGTGGCGTATGGATCACGCAGACCTTACCCGCCGTCGTCCTGGGCCTCTTCGTACCCGCCGTGCGTGCGCGCAGCCTGATGGCGGGCTGGGTCATCGGGCTCGGAACGGGTACGTGGATGGTCGCGCAAAGCGGTTTCAGGTCGGCCATTTACACCATTCACCTGGGCGCCCTTGAGATGCCCGTGTATGTCGCTGTGATGGCATTGCTCGCCAACTTCAGCGTCGTGCTTTTGTCGTCTGCAATCCTCACGAAGTCACAGGAAAAGGGAGTCGAAGGTGACCTTCAAAGTTGATATCCCTCGCGACGCGCTCGTGGACGTGGACACCGATACCCTGCTGTCGCAACTGGCCTTTCCTTCGGGCGACATCGGCCTCGCGGTCGGCGAGCTGATGGAGCGCGTCAACGCCGCGCTGATCCATGCGGCATTTGGCAAGCTCGATCTGCGAGTGGACGACCGCATTGTCGAGATCGGTTCCGGCAACGGCGGTCATATCGGAACGGTGCTCTCGCGCGTGCCGGGGCTCACTTTCGTCGGCCTCGACATTTCGCCGACGATGACCGCCGAGGCGCGCGAGCGCAACGCCCTGTTGCTGGCGCGCGGCCGCGTCGCGTTCACCACTGCGGACGTGGCACGCATTCCTTACGCGAGTGCCACGTTCGACAAGGCCATCGCGATCAACAGTGTCTACTTCTGGCGGGATTTGCACGCCGGCCTGCGCGAACTTCGCCGCGTGCTGCGCGACGACGGCCAGCTGCTGATTGCCACGATGACGCCCGAGACGTCGCTGGCGATGCCGTTCAGCCGGCACGGATTTCGCATCCACGGGCCGACTACATTTCGCGAAGCCTGCTTCGAAGCCGGATTCAATCACGTGCAGATCGACCGCCATGTCGATCGCACGACAGTAGCTGTCACGCCCGCTTCGGAGCGGACGTTTTTTCTGGTTCGCGCCACGTGCATGTAGCGCATCAGGTTTCAGGAGAGTTCGATGTTTCCTCAGGTTCAATCGTTTCACGACGCAGTGACGGGCACCGTCAGTCATATCGTTTACGCCGGCGCGGGTTCGCCTTGTGCGGTGATCGACCCCGTACTCGACTATGATGCCGTCTCAGGACGCACATCGAAGGGCTCGCTCGGTCGCATCGTGGCATTTATCGGCGAGCAGCAATTGAGCGTTGCCTGGATTCTCGAGACGCATGTGCATGCGGACCACCTTTCGGGCGCCGTCGAACTCCAGTGCAAGACCGGAGGCAAAATTGCAATCGGCGCCCGGATCGCTGACGTGCGCTCGCTGTTCTCTGCAACATTCGATCTCAGCGGCAGCCACGGCTTCGATCACCTGTTCGCCCCCGATGAAATGTTCGCGATCGGCGCATTGCAGGCGCGCGCCATTCCCACGCCCGGCCACACACCCGCCGACTCCGCGTATCTCATAGGCGATGCGCTCTTCGTGGGCGACACTTTGTTCATGCCCGACCTGGGCACGGCGCGCTGCGATTTTCCGGGCGGCGATGCATGCGTGCTTTACGCTTCGATCAAACAGCTGCTGGCACTACCCGAAACGACCCGCGTTTTCGTCTGTCATGACTATCCGCCTGCGGGGCGCGACGTGCGTGTCTGCACAACCATTGCCGAGCAGCGGCGCGACAACATTCATGTGCGCGATGGGATCAGCGAAAGTGACTTCGTCGCCATGCGAAGGGCAAGAGATCACACGCTGAAATTGCCTGCGTTGCTGTTTCCGGCAATGCAGGTGAACCTACGGGGAGGTCGTTTGCCCGAGCGTGAATCCAACGGCCGGCGCTATCTGAAGGTTCCCCTCGACGAGCGGCTGCTCACTGGGGATGTGTCGTGATCCGGTGGCTTCTATGCCTTGACTTCGGGCCCAGCGA harbors:
- the mctP gene encoding monocarboxylate uptake permease MctP, with amino-acid sequence MRTTPVVIFVALLALVSVLGVVASRWRRGDLGAIDEWGLAGRRFGTLMSWFLIGGDLYTAYTFVAVPALVFAAGAMGFFAVPYTVVAFALGFLVLPRLWRVAREHGHVTVADYIEQRFNSRPLALAIALTGLLATLPYIALQLVGIQVTLGALGFPTHGWTGELPLFVAFGVLAVYTWSSGLRAPAMIAIVKDLLIYATIIGALIVIPPQLGGFAHLFAALPPAKLLLKAPDATSLNGYSSYATLALGSALALLLYPHSMTATLSASSEGAIRRNMALLPAWSLLLAFVALLGVMALAAGVGSMPEFAGQFRQYGPNFAVFALFLHYFPSWFVGVAFAAIGIGALVPAAIMSIAAANLFTRNVWRPFLAHRCTAAREARVAKQASLFVKFGALGFVLFMPAQFAIQLQLLGGVWITQTLPAVVLGLFVPAVRARSLMAGWVIGLGTGTWMVAQSGFRSAIYTIHLGALEMPVYVAVMALLANFSVVLLSSAILTKSQEKGVEGDLQS
- a CDS encoding MBL fold metallo-hydrolase, with product MFPQVQSFHDAVTGTVSHIVYAGAGSPCAVIDPVLDYDAVSGRTSKGSLGRIVAFIGEQQLSVAWILETHVHADHLSGAVELQCKTGGKIAIGARIADVRSLFSATFDLSGSHGFDHLFAPDEMFAIGALQARAIPTPGHTPADSAYLIGDALFVGDTLFMPDLGTARCDFPGGDACVLYASIKQLLALPETTRVFVCHDYPPAGRDVRVCTTIAEQRRDNIHVRDGISESDFVAMRRARDHTLKLPALLFPAMQVNLRGGRLPERESNGRRYLKVPLDERLLTGDVS
- a CDS encoding DUF3311 domain-containing protein — encoded protein: MKTRLTLLLIATPIVAALCVPLYNRLTPTLGGWPFFYWWQTGCVLGGALLTGAAYLLDAPAVRKAGARSNGDAA
- a CDS encoding class I SAM-dependent methyltransferase gives rise to the protein MTFKVDIPRDALVDVDTDTLLSQLAFPSGDIGLAVGELMERVNAALIHAAFGKLDLRVDDRIVEIGSGNGGHIGTVLSRVPGLTFVGLDISPTMTAEARERNALLLARGRVAFTTADVARIPYASATFDKAIAINSVYFWRDLHAGLRELRRVLRDDGQLLIATMTPETSLAMPFSRHGFRIHGPTTFREACFEAGFNHVQIDRHVDRTTVAVTPASERTFFLVRATCM